One segment of Brassica napus cultivar Da-Ae chromosome C3, Da-Ae, whole genome shotgun sequence DNA contains the following:
- the LOC106389426 gene encoding cycloartenol synthase, with product MSHIQYICHLLSLKSSVSSNSPNLAKMWKLKIAEGGSPWLRTTNNHVGRQFWEFDPNLGTPEELAAVEEARKSFRENRFAKKHSSDLLMRLQFSRENLSRPVLPQVNVKDGDDVTEKMVETTLKRGVDFYSTIQASDGHWAGDYGGPMFLLPGLIITLSITGALNTVLSEQHKSEMRRYLHNHQNEDGGWGLHIEGPSTMFGSVLNYVTLRLLGEGPNDGDGAMEKGRDWILNHGGATNITSWGKMWLSVLGAFEWSGNNPLPPEIWLLPYFLPIHPGRMWCHCRMVYLPMSYLYGKRFVGPITSTVLSLRKELFTVPYHEVDWNEARNLCAKEDLYYPHPLVQDILWASLHKIVEPVLTRWPGANLREKALRTTLEHIHYEDENTRYICIGPVNKVLNMLCCWVEDPNSEAFKLHLPRIHDYLWVAEDGMKMQGYNGSQLWDTSFAVQAVLATNFVEEYGPVLKKAHSYVKNSQVSEDCPGDLSYWYRHISKGAWPFSTADHGWPISDCTAEGLKAALLLSKVPKEIVGEPVDTKRLYDAVNVIISLQNADGGFATYELTRSYPWLELINPAETFGDIVIDYPYVECTSAAIQALIAFRKLYPGHRKKEVDECIEKAVKFIESIQESDGSWYGSWAVCFTYGTWFGVKGLEAAGKTLKNSPTVAKACEFLLSKQLPSGGWGESYLSCQDKVYSNLDGNRSHVVNTAWALLSLIGAGQVEVDQKPLHRAARYLINAQMESGDFPQQEIMGVFNRNCMITYAAYRNIFPIWALGEYRSKVLLQQGE from the exons ATGTCACATATTCAGTACATCTGTCATCTCTTGTCGCTCAAATCCTCGGTTTCATCCAACTCTCCCAATCTCGCCAAAATGTGGAAACTGAAGATCGCCGAGGGAGGTAGTCCGTGGCTCAGAACGACCAATAACCACGTCGGAAGGCAGTTCTGGGAGTTCGATCCGAACCTCGGGACGCCCGAAGAGCTCGCCGCCGTCGAGGAAGCGAGAAAGTCGTTTAGAGAGAACCGATTCGCGAAGAAACACAGCTCTGATCTGCTTATGCGCCTCCAG TTTTCAAGAGAAAACTTGAGCAGACCAGTTTTACCACAAGTCAACGTCAAAGATGGTGATGATGTTACAGAGAAGATGGTGGAAACCACTTTAAAGAGGGGTGTAGATTTCTATTCAACCATACAGGCTAGTGACGGGCACTGGGCAGGAGATTATGGTGGTCCTATGTTTCTTCTCCCAGGACtg ATAATTACACTCTCCATAACTGGAGCCCTGAATACAGTATTGTCAGAACAACATAAATCAGAAATGCGCCGTTATCTCCATAATCACCAG AATGAGGACGGAGGTTGGGGTCTACATATTGAGGGTCCCAGCACCATGTTTGGGTCTGTCTTGAACTATGTTACTCTGAGGTTGCTTGGAGAAGGACCTAACGATGGAGATGGAGCTATGGAGAAAGGGCGTGACTGGATACTCAATCATGGTGGCGCTACCAATATCACTTCTTGGGGCAAAATGTGGCTTTCT GTACTTGGAGCTTTTGAATGGTCTGGAAATAACCCACTGCCACCTGAGATATGGCTTCTTCCGTATTTTCTGCCAATCCATCCAG GAAGGATGTGGTGTCATTGTCGGATGGTCTACTTACCAATGTCGTATTTGTACGGAAAACGGTTCGTCGGTCCCATAACGTCCACTGTTTTATCACTGAGAAAGGAGCTTTTCACTGTACCATATCATGAAGTCGACTGGAATGAAGCACGCAACCTTTGTGCAAAG GAGGATTTATACTACCCACACCCACTTGTGCAAGATATTCTTTGGGCATCACTTCACAAGATCGTTGAGCCTGTTTTAACGCGATGGCCGGGTGCAAATTTGAGAGAAAAGGCTCTCAGAACCACTTTAGAACATATTCATTACGAAGATGAGAACACAAGGTACATCTGCATAGGACCCGTGAATAAG GTATTAAATATGCTTTGTTGTTGGGTAGAGGACCCAAACTCAGAGGCTTTTAAGTTGCACCTACCAAGAATCCATGACTATCTTTGGGTAGCTGAAGATGGAATGAAGATGCAG GGTTATAATGGAAGCCAGCTATGGGATACGAGTTTCGCTGTTCAAGCTGTTCTGGCAACCAACTTTGTAGAAGAATATGGGCCCGTTTTGAAAAAAGCACATTCATATGTCAAGAATTCTCAG GTGTCAGAGGACTGCCCTGGAGATCTGAGTTACTGGTATCGACACATTTCTAAAGGGGCTTGGCCTTTCTCAACTGCAGATCATGGTTGGCCTATCTCCGATTGCACCGCAGAGGGACTtaaa gCTGCTCTTTTACTATCCAAAGTTCCTAAGGAGATTGTTGGTGAACCAGTAGATACGAAACGGTTATATGATGCTGTTAATGTTATCATTTCGTTACAG AATGCAGATGGAGGTTTTGCGACATATGAGCTCACAAGGTCATACCCTTGGTTGGAG CTAATCAATCCAGCAGAAACCTTTGGCGATATTGTTATTGACTACCC TTACGTGGAGTGTACGTCAGCTGCAATACAAGCGTTGATAGCATTCAGAAAGCTATATCCTGGTCATCGGAAGAAGGAAGTAGATGAGTGCATTGAGAAGGCTGTTAAGTTCATTGAATCTATTCAAGAATCAGATGGCTCATG GTATGGATCATGGGCTGTTTGCTTCACGTATGGGACATGGTTTGGAGTAAAAGGGCTTGAAGCTGCTGGAAAGACATTGAAAAACTCTCCAACTGTTGCGAAAGCTTGTGAATTTCTCTTGTCGAAACAACTTCCTTCGGGCGGATGGGGAGAAAGCTATCTTTCATGTCAAGACAAA GTATATTCAAACCTTGACGGCAACCGGTCTCATGTGGTGAATACAGCATGGGCTTTGCTATCACTCATTGGTGCTGGGCAA GTGGAGGTAGATCAAAAACCCCTACATCGAGCTGCGAGATATTTGATTAATGCTCAAATGGAGAGTGGTGATTTCCCACAACAG gaaATAATGGGAGTCTTCAATAGGAACTGCATGATAACGTACGCTGCTTACCGAAACATTTTCCCTATATGGGCGTTGGGGGAGTACCGTAGTAAGGTATTATTGCAACAAGGAGAATGA